A window of Mycobacteriales bacterium genomic DNA:
GACTGAGCAGCGACCCCTTGTTGGCGTCGTAGAGATGCGCATCCCGGAAGTGCACAACGGCATCTACGACCAGGGCGGAAGACACGCCCACGCGCAGGGCGTAACCGAGTACCACGCGCCGTGGATTACCGACCCGGGCCGTAGTGCTGACCACTGAGCCGTGCACCGGCAAGGCCGGTCCCCATCCGCCTTCGCTCCCGGTAACCATGTCTGGCCTTTGCTCTTCGTCCAACACGCTGACCCAAACCGGTACACGGTCGAGCCGCCGCGTTGGTTCACGCCGCGTTGCCGCGACCAGTAACGCTCCGATGATCTTGATTACGCCGCCCGCGGCTGCTGCGATGGCTCGGTGAGCCAGCGACTGAGCGCCCCCTTCATCCTGTTCGTCCTTCTCGGCACGATGGGGTGGGCGCTCGCGACTGTGGTCACGCGGACGGAATCCACCAAGCCCGCGCATCCGGGAACTATCGCCGCGTCACCAGCGTCACCAGCCGCGCCCGGCGGTCAACCCGGCATCAGCGCGACTCTGGGCGCGACGCCCGGCGCAACGACGACACCGGGCCCCGCCGCCTCGGTGGGGGCCAACGGATCGACCGGTCATGGCCCGGTCACCATCCCGGTCGCCCAACTACCGTTCACCGGGCCGATCCCGGTGCGCCCGGCCACCGCGGCCGCGCTCATCCTGATCAGCGCGGGCGCGATCCTCACGGCCACGGTAGCGCCCGCCGAGTCCGGTGGCCGGAGGGTGCTCGTGGAAGGGAAATCGGACTAGCCGGACTCCGCGATACCGAGCTTCGCCGCCACCCGCCGCATCCCGACGAGCCACCGGTCCCGATCCGCCGCCCGCCGACGCTCGTAGTCAGCCACCTCCGGGTGCGGCAAGACCAGGAAGTGTCCGTCCCGGATCGCGCCGACGACCGCCTCGGCCACCTGCTCCGGCTCGATCATCCCGCCGGCCGCCAGGGTCGCCGACTCGGGACCGGCCGCCGCCATCATCGGGGTGCGGACACCCTGCGGGCACAGGCAGGAGAAGCCAACGCCCGTCCCGCCATAACGGATCGCAAGCCATTCGGCGAGCGCCACCGAGCCGTGCTTCGTCACCGAATACGGCGCGCTGTCCATCTGGATGAGCAGGCCAGCGGCTGACGCAGTGATCAGAAAATGACCGCGCCCGCGACTTGCCATCCCGGGCAGTACGCACCTGGCTGCGAAGACGTGGGCCATGACATGAATCCGAAACGAGCGCTCCCAATCCTCGTCGTGGCCGAGCCCGTCACCGCGCCCGATCCCAGCGTTCGAGCACCACACGTCGATCGGCCCGTACTCCCGCTCGACCCGATCGACGAGTCCGGCCAGATCGGACTCGATCGCGACATCGACCCCGATGCCCACGCCGGCGGAGCCGATCTCGACGGCCACCCGGGCGGCCCCATCGTGATCCAGATCGGCGACGATGACGGCGCTGGCGCCCTCGTCGGCAAGGCGCAAGGCCAGTGCACGGCCGATACCGCTCGCGCCGCCGGTAACGACGACGACCGCACCGGACAACTCGACGCTCACCGCAACCTCCCCCGGTCGCCGACGGGTGGCGACGCGGTGCCGACCGTATGCGATCCGCGCTCTCCGGGGTCGGCCCGGGCTTGACAACGAAAGTGGAAACCGTTTTCATTCACGTGTGCGGCGCATCCTCGCCAGCGGCGTCCTCAGCCTGCTGGGCCTCGGGCTGCTTCCCGCATGCAGTGCGGCCAGCGCCGACACCCATGGGCGGATCGCCGTCGTCGCGGCGGAGAACATGTACGGCGACATCGTCGAACAGGTCGGCGGACCGCATGTCTCGGTGACCAGCCTGATCAGCGATCCCGCCGCGGACCCGCACCTGTTCCAGGAGGGCACCCGGGAGGGACTGGCGGTGGCCGAGGCGCGGCTGGTCGTCGAAAACGGCCTCGGATATGACAATTTCATGGAGCGGCTGCTCACGGCGGCCCCGAGCTCCGGACGAGTCGTGCTGACGGTGGCGAAGATCCTTCGGGTCGACGGAGCGGACGCCAACCCGCACCTGTGGTACGACGCGCCGCGGATCGCGCTGGTCGCGCAAGCGATCGCCCGGGATCTCGGCCTGCTCGACCCCGCCGACGCCGGCTACTTCACGGCCCAGGCCGCGGTATTCGACCGTTCGATGTCGCCCCTGCTCGCCACGCTGGACGCGATCAGGACCAGGTTCGCCGGTGCGCCGGTCGCCTACACCGAACGTTTGCCGGGCTATCTGCTGCTCGACGCCGGACTGGTCGTGGTCACGCCGGCGGCGTTCGCCCAGGCGATCGAGGAAGGCAACGACCCGTCGGTCTCGGCACTCACCGAGATGGACAACCTCATGACCGAGCGACGGGCGCGGGTGCTCATCTACAACACCCAGACCGTCTCCCCGATCACCGAAGCGGTCCGGGCACTGGCCCGCGCGCATGGAGTCGGGGTGGTGGGGATGAGCGAAACGATGCCCCAGGCCGAGCATTTTCAGGCCTGGCAGCTCAGCCAGGCACAGGCCCTCGAGCAGGCCCTAGGGAAAGCGGCCGCCGGATGAGCGATCCCGTCGTCGAGCTCGAGCGGGCGTCGCTGCGCTTTGGCGAGCGCACGCTGTGGAACGAACTGACCCTGGCGGTGCGAGCCGGCGAGTTCCTGGCCGTGCTCGGCCCCAACGGAGCCGGCAAGACCACCCTGCTGCGGGTCCTGCTCGGTCTCACCCGGCTGACGTCTGGCCGGGTGCTCGTTCAGGGCAGACCACCGCGCCGCGGCAGCGCGACGGTGGGCTATGTGCCTCAGCAACGCGTCTTCGACCGCGACCTTCCCTTGCGTGGCCGCGACCTGGTCCGGCTCGGTCTCGACGGCCACCGCTGGGGGCCCGGCTGGATCGATCGGGCCGGGCGAGCGCGCACCGACGAGCTGATCGCGGCGGTCGGAGCCCGTGACTACGCAGATGCGCCGATCGGACTGCTCTCCGGCGGCGAGCAACAGCGGCTGCGAGTCGCCCAGGCCCTGCTCGGCGACCCGGTGGTCCTGCTCTGCGACGAGCCGCTGCTCTCCCTCGACCTGTTCCACCAGCGTGAGATCAGCAACCTGATCGATGCCCGGCGCCGGGCCGCGAACACGGCCGTCCTGTTCGTGACTCACGAGATCAACCCGGTGCTGCCGCTGGTCGACCGGGTGCTTTACCTGGTCGAGGGCCGCTGGGCGGTCGGACGGCCGGACGAGGTCCTGACCAGCGACACCCTGTCCGAGCTCTACGGAACGACGGTGGACGTGCTGCGGGTACGTGGTCGCGTAGTCGTCGCGGGGGCTCCCGAAGTGAGCAACGACGCGCTCTGCGATCCGCACCACGGCCACCTAGGCGGCGGCGGGACCGAGGGAGTCTGCTGATGTTCGCGCTGCTGCTGGGTCAGCACTTCGTGCAGACCGGGTTGATCGCCGCGGCCGTCGTCGCCGTCGTCGCCGGAGCCATCGGCCCCTTCGTCATCAGCCGGAACATGAGCTTCGCCGTCCACGCCTTCGCCGAACTCGGCTTCACCGGAGCCGCCGCCGCCTTGCTGCTCGGCCTCGACCCGACCTACGGCGTGCTTGGCGGGTCGTTCCTGGTCGCCGGGCTGGTCGGGGGACTGGGGCTGCGCGGGCGCGAGCGCGATTCGGTTATCGGTACGGTGCTCGCCTTCGGGCTCGGGATCGGCGTGTTGCTTCTCACGCTCTACCACCACTACGCGAACGCGGCCGTGCACCTGCTGTTCGGCGACATCCTCACCGTCTCGCCCGCCGAACTGCGACTGCTGGTCATCATGGCGGTCCTTGCCCTCACGGGGCTCGCGCTGCTCTACCGGCCGTTGCTGTTCGCCAGCGTGGATCCCGACGTCGCCGAGGCGCGCGGCGCCCCGCTCCGATTGCTCTCGATCGCCTTCCTGTGCCTGCTGGCGCTCGCGGTCGCGGCCGCCGTCCAAGCCGTCGGCGTGCTACTCATCCTCAGCCTGGTCATCACACCGGCGGCCGCGGCGCAAAGGCTGACCCACCGGCCCGGCGCCGCCATCGCGGTCTCGATCGGGCTTGCCCTCGTCGCCGCCGACGGCGGCATCCTGCTCGCGTTGCTCCACCCGGCCTGGCCACCCAGCTTCTTCATCACCTCGGTGAGCTTCGTCTGCTACCTGGCGGCCCGGCTGGCGGGTGGCCGGTTACAGGCCAGGGCCAGGGACCGGTTGCGCGCGCGCGGATCGGACGGCGAGCGTCGGATCGACGGCGCGAGAGTCGAGGCCCCAGCGTGACCACGGTCTCGGCCCACGGCGCGCGGCCCGCCCGCGACACCCGCCAGCGCCGCGCCGTCGAGGCGGCACTCGGCCGGGCCGACGGGTTCCGCAGCGCCCAGGACATCCACGCCGACCTGCGGGCCGCGGGCCAGCGGGTCGGGCTCACCACCGTCTACCGTGCCCTGCAAGCACTCGCCGACACCGGCTCCGTCGACACCTTGCGGGCGGATGACGGCGAGAACCTCTACCGCCGCTGCGGCTCCGTGAGCCATCATCACCATCTGGTGTGTCGCGGCTGCGGCCTCACCGTCGAGGTCGAGTCCACCGCGGTGGAGCGCTGGGCGGAGGGGATCGCCGCCCGGCACGGTTTCACCGAGATCCGGCACTCGGTCGAGGTGTCCGGCAGCTGCACCGGGTGCGCCCGCGCCGGCTCCGGAATCCGGTGACCGAAGCTGCGGGCCCACTCCCCTCCCGCCCGGTACTCAGCCGAGAAATCTGGCTCGTCTTCGCCCTGTCGCTCGGCGCGGACGGAGCCGTGGCCCTGGTCCGTTTCCTCGACGATCTGGCGCACGGCGGCCTGGCCCGCCAGCAGGCGATCCTCAACAGCTCGCTGGCCCCAGGTCGACCCTGGCTCGACCTCGCCCTGCAACTGCTGTCCATCGCGATCACCCTGGTGCCGGTCGCGCTGGTCGCGCACTTCCTCGGCCGCTCCGGCGAGGGACTCGCCGTCTTGGGCCTGGATCGGCGCCGGCCCGGCTCCGACCTCGCCCGCGGCACCGTGCTGGCCGCGATCGTGGGCGGAACCGGGCTGGGCTTCTACCTGGCCAGCCGCGCCGCCGGAGTCAACCTCACGGTAGTGCCGGAAACCCTGCCGGCGATCTGGTGGCGGATCCCGGTCCTGCTGCTCTCGGCCGCGCAGGACGGCCTCCTCGAGGAAACCCTCGTTGCGGGCTATTTGCTCCACCGGCTGCGCCAACTCGGCTGGGGAGAGAACCGTGCCCTGCTGGTCAGCGCGGTCCTGCGCGGCTCGTACCACCTCTACCAGGGGCTCGGTGGATTCGCCGGGAACCTGGTGATGGGTCTGCTCTTCGGCCGCCTCTACCAGCGCTGGGGCCGGGTCGCTCCGCTCGTGGTCGCGCACACTCTGATCGACGCGGTGGCGTTCGTGGGATACGTCCTACTCGCCGGGCATGTCAGCTGGCTGCCGGCGCCCCGCGCGGGGTAGCTGGATCGGACCGCCCGACGCCGAGCTCACCGAGCAGCACCCGGGTTGCCCCGGCGATGTCGTCGACCGCCCGGGTGAACGCGGCGTCGTTGCGCCGCGACGGCTGGCGCATGCCGGCAACTTTGCGCACGTACTGCAAGGCGGCGGCGTGGATGTCTTCCGGACCCACGTCCTCCGTGAACGGCGGGCGCAGGGTCTTGATACTCCGGCACACGGGACTCGACCTCCTCCTGGACCGGCTTCGACGCTACCGCCGACGGCCGGGCCCGACCCCCGAAACCCTCGCGTGCCCGCGGCATAGGGTCGCCGAGTGGACGACACGGAATCGATCGCCGAACTCCAACGACAGCTCGGCGACGGCGGGTTGACGTCGGTCGAGCTCGTCGGTCGGCTGATGCAACGGATCGAGGACATCGACACATCCGGCCCGCGGATCCGGTCCGTGCTGGCATCGAACCCGGACGCCGCCGCCGATGCCGAGCGGCTGGACGCCGAACGGTCCGCGGGTCGGGTCCGGGGACCGCTGCACGGCATTCCGGTCCTGGTCAAGGACAACATCGACACGATCGGCGCGCTTCCGACGACCGCCGGTTCCACGGCGCTGGTCACCAGCGCCCCGACAACGGAGGCCACCGTCGTCTCCCGGCTCCGCGCGGCCGGAACGATCGTGCTCGGCAAGACCAACCTCTCCGAATGGGCGAACATCCGGTCGAACCAGTCGGCCAGCGGATGGAGCGCGGTGGGTGGTCTCACCGTGAATCCGCACGCACTCGACCGCAGTGCCGGCGGATCCAGCTCCGGCTCCGGCGCGGCCGTGGCCGCCGGGCTCAGCCCGATCGCACTGGGCACGGAGACCGACGGCTCGATCCTGTGCCCGGCGGCGCTTTGCGGAGTGGTCGGGGTGAAACCGACGGTGGGCCTCACCAGTCGGGCCGGGGTGGTGCCGATCTCGCACACTCAGGACACGGTCGGCCCACTAGCCCGTTCGGTCCGCGACGCCGCCCTGGTGCTCGACGTGATCGCCGGCCCCGATCCGCGCGACCCGATGACCGCCGGGGCCCCCGACGGTGGTTACCGCGACCAACTCGACCGAGGAGCAGCCGGCCTCCGGGTCGGCGTCGCCCGACCGATGACCTGGGGCCGCCACCCGGCTCTCGACGCCCTGGCCGAGGCGGCTACGGCCGCCCTCGCGTCCGCCGGAGCCGTCATCGTCGGCGACGTCGAACTCGACGCCCCGGAGACACTCGGCGACGACGAGTTCACCGTGCTCCTCCACGAGTTCAAGGCGGAAGTCGAGGGGTATCTCGCCACCCGGGGCGGGCACTGTCCGACGACGCTGGCCGCCGTGATCGAGCACAACACCGAGGACCCCCGGGAACTGGCCTGGTTCGGCCAGGACATGTTCGAGCGGGCAGCGACCACCCAGGGACTGGGCGCGCCCGAATACCTGGAGGCGCTCGCCCGCTGCCGTCGAGCGGGCCGCGAGGACGGGATCGACCGGGTCCTGGCCGAGCATCGTCTCGACGCGTTGATCGCACCGGCCTACCCGCCGGCCTGGAAGATCGACCTGGTCAACGGTGACCCCGGCGGCCTCTACTCGATGTCCCAGCTTCCCGCCGTCGCCGGCTACCCGGCCGTCACCGTCCCGATCGGCCTGGTGCACGGCCTCCCCGTCGGCCTTGCGCTGTTCGGAACGGCCTGGTCGGAGGCGGTGCTGCTTCGGTTGGCCCTGGCCGTCGAGGACGGGCTCGGCCCGGGGCCGGCCCCGCAATTCCGCGCCCCCGCGGCCGGCTGAAGCATCGGTCGGGACAAGTGCCGGGCCAACGTCTCGACGGAGTCGTCTGACTACCGCGCGAGGCGCCGGCCCGCCCGTTTGCGCACGCCCGACGTGCGGTAGGGATACCGGGAATACTGCCATCCGGGAGCCGCCATGGGGGTCATCGCCCCGATCACCAGCCGAAGCCGCCGAGCGGCCGCCGGCGCGGGTGCCGCTGTCGCCGGGGCCACGGCCCTCGAGGTCCGCCGCCGGCTCGCTGACGGGGGCGGGGTAAGGGCGATCCTGCCGACGAGCGACTTCGTCCGCGGCGTGGCCAGGCGGATGACCACCCCGCTGCTGCCCGACGACTACCTGCACATGCTCAATCCGCTTTGGACCGCCCGGGAGATCCGCGGACGGGTCGTCGAGGTGATCCCGGAAACCGAGGACGCCGCGACGCTCGTCATCCAGCCCGGCTGGGGCTGGTCGGTGGACTACCAGGCGGGCCAGTACGTGGGCATCGGGGTCAGCCTCGACGGCAGGTGGCATTGGCGGTCCTACTCGTTGAGCTCTCCTTCGACACGTGGCAGAGGGCGCATCAGCATCACGGTCAAGGCGATGCCCGAGGGGTTCCTCTCCGCCCACCTGGTGAGCGGCCTCGAGCCTGGAACGATCGTCCGGTTGGCGTTGCCGCAGGGCGAGTTCGTATTGCCCAACCCACCCCCCGCGAAGATCTTGTTCTGGACGGGCGGCAGCGGGATCACGCCCGTCATGTCGATGCTGCGGACGATGCGCCGCCGCGGCACGTTGCCAGACGTCGTGCACATCCATGCGGCGCCGAGCCATGACCAGGTCATCTTCCGAGACGAGCTGCGCGCCCTGGCCGCGAATGAGCCCGGGTTGAAGCTGGTGGTGAACATCGACGAGGTGGACGGGGTCCTCGACGTCGCTCGTCTGGCCGAGGTCTGCCCGGACTGGAAGGAACGCGAAGCTTGGGTGTGTGGCCCGGGCCCGATGTTGAACGCCGCGGAGCAACATTGGAGCAGGGAACAGGTCGGACACCGGCTGCACCTGGAGCGGTTCTCGGTCACGCTGTCCTCGTCCGCCGAGGGCGGCCACGTCGTCTTCGCCCGATCCGGCAAGGAGGCCGACCTCGACGGGGCGACGACCCTGCTCGAGGCCGGCGAGGCCGCCGGCGTGCCGATGCCCTTCGGCTGCCGGATGGGGATCTGCCATACCTGTGTGCTCCCGTTGAAGTCGGGCCGGGTGAAGGACCTTCGCAACGGCGAGGAGTACACGGGCAACCAACGCATCCAAACCTGCGTCACGGCTGCGGCCGGCGACTGCGTACTCGAGATCTGAGGGACCGATGGCCATCTCCGACGTGAAGACGTTCGCCCATCTGACCGAAGCCGACGTGGAGGCCCTCGGTCGGGAGTTCGACACGATCCGCCGGGATGTGGAGGACTCCCTCGGTCGCAACGATGCGGCCTACATCCGCCGGATCATCTACATCCAACGCCGGCTCGCCGTGGCGGCGCGATGCACCCTGTTCGCCAGCGCATTACCGCCGGCCTGGGTGATCGGGACGTTGGCCCTCGCCACGGCCAAGATCCTCGAGAACATGGAGATCGGTCACAACGTGATGCACGGCCAGTGGGACTGGATGAACGACCCCGAGATCCATTCCGGTACCTGGGAGTGGGACACCACCTGCCCGGCCGAGCATTGGAAGCACTCGCACAACTTCGTGCACCACACGTTCACCAACGTGCTGGGTCGGGACAACGACGTCGGCTACGGGATTCTGCGAGTGACGCGGGACCAGAAGTGGCATCCGATCAACCTCGGCCAGCCGATCTACAACGCCCTTCTTGCGCTGTTGTTCGAGTGGGGCGTGGCCTTCCACGACCTCGACATCGGCAGCATCCGTAAGGGCAGGAAGGATCCGGCGGAACTCAGGCGCCAGACGCGCGGAATCTGGCGGAAGGTTCGTCGGCAAGTCGGCAAGGACTACCTCATCTTTCCGCTCCTGTCCGGGCCCGCCTTCCTCTCGACACTGACCGCGACTGCGACTGCCAACATCATCCGCAACCTCTGGTCCTACATGATCATCTTCTGCGGGCATTTCCCGGACGGAGCCGAAAAGTTCACCGAGGAGCAACTCGAGAACGAGACCAAGCCCGAGTGGTACTTGCGTCAGCTGCTGGGGTCCGCCAACTTCGAGGGCGGCCGGTTGCTCCACGTCCTGTCCGGCAGTCTGGGCTACCAGATCGAGCATCATCTGTTCCCCGATCTGCCGAGCAATCGTTACCCGGAGATCGCGGAACGGGTCCGCGGATTGTGCGAGAAGTTCGATGTGCCCTACACGACCGGGCCCCTGTACCGACAGTACGGGCAGACGCTGCGCACCATCCTGCGACTCACGCTGCCGAGTGGCTCCCCCGCCGGGGGCGGCCCGCGCGGTCGAGCCCCGCGGGCGAGTGCTGAGCAGTTGGGCCGGCACGCCGGCACGGTCGCCCCGCAGGCCGCCGTGGCGTGAGTGCGCAGCCAGTTTGCGCCTTGCCTCCGGGAGGTCGCCACACGACGCCTCGGCTGTCGGGCACCGCGATGCCTTCCCGGTGACAGATGTCGAGCAAGTGGGGGTCCGACGTGACCAGCGGCGCCGTAGCTGCGCCGGTAACTACACGCTGCCGCCGCGTCGAGGGGTAGCGGGTCGAAGGTCGCGTCGACTCGCTGGAGCCGGGCTTGGCGTCAGGCCCGCTCACCCGGGTCGGCGGTCGCGTGCGGCCCGGCCGCCAGCTCCGCGAGCGTGACCGCCGACACCGCAAGTGCCACTGGCAACCGGCGAGGTACACCGGACGCCTGTTGACAGGGGGGTGCTCACGTCCGCCCGGTCGACGCGGCGCAGCCACTCCAGATCACGACGGGGAACGGCCAGCAACTTCGCTGCGTCACAGGTCGAAATACTCGTCCTCGAGCCACACTCGAAGGACATCCGGCTCGGCGGAAAGCCGTCTCCGCACGACCGCGGCCTCCTCGGCCGCCACCGAGAACCGCAGCACTTCCGTGCGGTACACCCCGGGCGCGCCGAAGGAGCCGGTAAGCGAGAAGTCCCCGTTCGAGTAGGCCCTGGCGATTTGGAAGACGCGCCGGTCACTCTGCGCCGAGTCAGGGTCAGCGCCTCAGGTGCCCGACCAGCGGGTGACGGTCGCGAGCAGCTGCGGCGCGATCCACCAGTGACGTGGCCGGCCGGGTACGGAGTGCGCCGACGTGAACGGCGTAATGATGTCGCGCTCCGCCAATGTCGCGAGCGCCGAGCGCGCTGCCCGTTCCGACACGTCGATCTGCTTGGCAATTGTTGCCGCGGATAGGACCGGATGCTGCGGGAGTAGCTCGACGATGCGATGCGCCGCGGAGTCCGCGCGGACGTCGGCGAGCCGTGCCTTCCATGCCTCGATGAGCTCGAGCACCTGCTCGAACAACCGCAGCGTCGCCTCGCTCGCGGTAGTGATCACTTCGGCGAACCAGCGCACCCACGGATCGGGCTCACCAAGTCGGTACTGAGTCAGCCCCGCGAGGTACGCGCCGCGGTCGATAGCAATCGGCACGCTGATCGGCGGCGGAACGTCCAGCGCGAGTCGCCGGACCAGCAGCCAGCCGACCAGGACCCGGCCGATGCGACCATTGCCGTCGCCGTACGGGTGGATGCATTCGAACTGCGCATGCGCGACGGCGGCTTGGGTGACAGAGTCGATGTCGTCCCGGTTGAGATAGGCGACCAGGTCGTCCATCAATCCCGGCACTAGCTCGGGTGGGGGAGTCACGACCGCTGCGTCCAGCGGCGACGTCCCGCCGATCCAGCCCTGGACCGGGCGGAACTGCCCGACCATCTCCGCCGGCAGCCATTGGTGCGGGCCGTGCATCAGGCGCGCGTGCCAGCGGTGAAGCAGCGCCACCGACATCGGCTCACCGCTCCCGGCGATGGCATCCGCGACAACTGCGAGG
This region includes:
- a CDS encoding type II CAAX endopeptidase family protein; translation: MTEAAGPLPSRPVLSREIWLVFALSLGADGAVALVRFLDDLAHGGLARQQAILNSSLAPGRPWLDLALQLLSIAITLVPVALVAHFLGRSGEGLAVLGLDRRRPGSDLARGTVLAAIVGGTGLGFYLASRAAGVNLTVVPETLPAIWWRIPVLLLSAAQDGLLEETLVAGYLLHRLRQLGWGENRALLVSAVLRGSYHLYQGLGGFAGNLVMGLLFGRLYQRWGRVAPLVVAHTLIDAVAFVGYVLLAGHVSWLPAPRAG
- a CDS encoding amidase; the protein is MDDTESIAELQRQLGDGGLTSVELVGRLMQRIEDIDTSGPRIRSVLASNPDAAADAERLDAERSAGRVRGPLHGIPVLVKDNIDTIGALPTTAGSTALVTSAPTTEATVVSRLRAAGTIVLGKTNLSEWANIRSNQSASGWSAVGGLTVNPHALDRSAGGSSSGSGAAVAAGLSPIALGTETDGSILCPAALCGVVGVKPTVGLTSRAGVVPISHTQDTVGPLARSVRDAALVLDVIAGPDPRDPMTAGAPDGGYRDQLDRGAAGLRVGVARPMTWGRHPALDALAEAATAALASAGAVIVGDVELDAPETLGDDEFTVLLHEFKAEVEGYLATRGGHCPTTLAAVIEHNTEDPRELAWFGQDMFERAATTQGLGAPEYLEALARCRRAGREDGIDRVLAEHRLDALIAPAYPPAWKIDLVNGDPGGLYSMSQLPAVAGYPAVTVPIGLVHGLPVGLALFGTAWSEAVLLRLALAVEDGLGPGPAPQFRAPAAG
- a CDS encoding zinc ABC transporter substrate-binding protein; this translates as MRRILASGVLSLLGLGLLPACSAASADTHGRIAVVAAENMYGDIVEQVGGPHVSVTSLISDPAADPHLFQEGTREGLAVAEARLVVENGLGYDNFMERLLTAAPSSGRVVLTVAKILRVDGADANPHLWYDAPRIALVAQAIARDLGLLDPADAGYFTAQAAVFDRSMSPLLATLDAIRTRFAGAPVAYTERLPGYLLLDAGLVVVTPAAFAQAIEEGNDPSVSALTEMDNLMTERRARVLIYNTQTVSPITEAVRALARAHGVGVVGMSETMPQAEHFQAWQLSQAQALEQALGKAAAG
- a CDS encoding acyl-CoA desaturase codes for the protein MAISDVKTFAHLTEADVEALGREFDTIRRDVEDSLGRNDAAYIRRIIYIQRRLAVAARCTLFASALPPAWVIGTLALATAKILENMEIGHNVMHGQWDWMNDPEIHSGTWEWDTTCPAEHWKHSHNFVHHTFTNVLGRDNDVGYGILRVTRDQKWHPINLGQPIYNALLALLFEWGVAFHDLDIGSIRKGRKDPAELRRQTRGIWRKVRRQVGKDYLIFPLLSGPAFLSTLTATATANIIRNLWSYMIIFCGHFPDGAEKFTEEQLENETKPEWYLRQLLGSANFEGGRLLHVLSGSLGYQIEHHLFPDLPSNRYPEIAERVRGLCEKFDVPYTTGPLYRQYGQTLRTILRLTLPSGSPAGGGPRGRAPRASAEQLGRHAGTVAPQAAVA
- a CDS encoding DUF2277 domain-containing protein, encoding MCRSIKTLRPPFTEDVGPEDIHAAALQYVRKVAGMRQPSRRNDAAFTRAVDDIAGATRVLLGELGVGRSDPATPRGAPAAS
- a CDS encoding Fic family protein, which codes for MAGHEVEIDWRGRRVTAWVPDPLAGRDVTLSETTVRRTEQAAAAGRRVTDRLPVGWEPLARLLLRAEGVASSYIEGVRAPLPDVAVAEIDPEVGETAEWIANNLAVVADAIAGSGEPMSVALLHRWHARLMHGPHQWLPAEMVGQFRPVQGWIGGTSPLDAAVVTPPPELVPGLMDDLVAYLNRDDIDSVTQAAVAHAQFECIHPYGDGNGRIGRVLVGWLLVRRLALDVPPPISVPIAIDRGAYLAGLTQYRLGEPDPWVRWFAEVITTASEATLRLFEQVLELIEAWKARLADVRADSAAHRIVELLPQHPVLSAATIAKQIDVSERAARSALATLAERDIITPFTSAHSVPGRPRHWWIAPQLLATVTRWSGT
- a CDS encoding SDR family oxidoreductase, which gives rise to MSVELSGAVVVVTGGASGIGRALALRLADEGASAVIVADLDHDGAARVAVEIGSAGVGIGVDVAIESDLAGLVDRVEREYGPIDVWCSNAGIGRGDGLGHDEDWERSFRIHVMAHVFAARCVLPGMASRGRGHFLITASAAGLLIQMDSAPYSVTKHGSVALAEWLAIRYGGTGVGFSCLCPQGVRTPMMAAAGPESATLAAGGMIEPEQVAEAVVGAIRDGHFLVLPHPEVADYERRRAADRDRWLVGMRRVAAKLGIAESG
- a CDS encoding transcriptional repressor, giving the protein MTTVSAHGARPARDTRQRRAVEAALGRADGFRSAQDIHADLRAAGQRVGLTTVYRALQALADTGSVDTLRADDGENLYRRCGSVSHHHHLVCRGCGLTVEVESTAVERWAEGIAARHGFTEIRHSVEVSGSCTGCARAGSGIR
- a CDS encoding metal ABC transporter permease, translated to MFALLLGQHFVQTGLIAAAVVAVVAGAIGPFVISRNMSFAVHAFAELGFTGAAAALLLGLDPTYGVLGGSFLVAGLVGGLGLRGRERDSVIGTVLAFGLGIGVLLLTLYHHYANAAVHLLFGDILTVSPAELRLLVIMAVLALTGLALLYRPLLFASVDPDVAEARGAPLRLLSIAFLCLLALAVAAAVQAVGVLLILSLVITPAAAAQRLTHRPGAAIAVSIGLALVAADGGILLALLHPAWPPSFFITSVSFVCYLAARLAGGRLQARARDRLRARGSDGERRIDGARVEAPA
- a CDS encoding ABC transporter ATP-binding protein, producing MSDPVVELERASLRFGERTLWNELTLAVRAGEFLAVLGPNGAGKTTLLRVLLGLTRLTSGRVLVQGRPPRRGSATVGYVPQQRVFDRDLPLRGRDLVRLGLDGHRWGPGWIDRAGRARTDELIAAVGARDYADAPIGLLSGGEQQRLRVAQALLGDPVVLLCDEPLLSLDLFHQREISNLIDARRRAANTAVLFVTHEINPVLPLVDRVLYLVEGRWAVGRPDEVLTSDTLSELYGTTVDVLRVRGRVVVAGAPEVSNDALCDPHHGHLGGGGTEGVC
- a CDS encoding ferredoxin reductase, producing the protein MGVIAPITSRSRRAAAGAGAAVAGATALEVRRRLADGGGVRAILPTSDFVRGVARRMTTPLLPDDYLHMLNPLWTAREIRGRVVEVIPETEDAATLVIQPGWGWSVDYQAGQYVGIGVSLDGRWHWRSYSLSSPSTRGRGRISITVKAMPEGFLSAHLVSGLEPGTIVRLALPQGEFVLPNPPPAKILFWTGGSGITPVMSMLRTMRRRGTLPDVVHIHAAPSHDQVIFRDELRALAANEPGLKLVVNIDEVDGVLDVARLAEVCPDWKEREAWVCGPGPMLNAAEQHWSREQVGHRLHLERFSVTLSSSAEGGHVVFARSGKEADLDGATTLLEAGEAAGVPMPFGCRMGICHTCVLPLKSGRVKDLRNGEEYTGNQRIQTCVTAAAGDCVLEI